In one window of Streptomyces griseus subsp. griseus DNA:
- a CDS encoding acyl carrier protein, translated as MKSQTIHPKITEVLTETFKVPAAEILPESTMDSLEMDSLAVAEFAVIIKETLGVAADSEKLYKDATLADISAFIDAAVGGEEAGSAVPVSNTR; from the coding sequence GTGAAGAGCCAGACCATCCACCCGAAGATCACCGAGGTGCTGACCGAGACGTTCAAGGTGCCCGCAGCCGAAATCCTGCCGGAGTCCACGATGGACAGCCTGGAGATGGACTCCCTGGCGGTCGCCGAGTTCGCCGTCATCATCAAGGAGACCCTGGGGGTCGCCGCCGACTCCGAGAAGCTCTACAAGGACGCCACGCTGGCCGACATCTCCGCGTTCATCGACGCGGCCGTCGGCGGCGAGGAGGCAGGCAGTGCGGTGCCGGTGAGCAACACCCGATGA
- a CDS encoding beta-ketoacyl-[acyl-carrier-protein] synthase family protein, producing the protein MNRPAIAVTGLGMITPAGHTTDTTWDGVCRGESFARTVPELHGCAVDFACTVSGIDLDEAVGGRTAFRMGRYVKFAVLAAREAVADAGLDPAHWDGARVAVVVGTSSGGSAGLTEQAVALERRGPEATSPSGILLTIPSMPAAEIAIQMKATGPSLAPCTACSSGVTALSVARDMLALGQCDIAIAGATESIVFPVAMTGFARSGAAAPRDGDPARLCRPFAADRAGLVMGEGAAIMVLERAADARARGAAPRALLAGTGATTDAHHPTSPHPSGAVAQAAVDAALADAGWRAEDVDHVNAHGTSTPLNDATEAALIGRAYPHRPPVTAPKGVLGHCMGAAGAIEAGLTVLTLQHGIVPPIANLDAPDPGFAIDCVTKTPRELPVRRAVSHSFGFGGQNAVIALQAP; encoded by the coding sequence ATGAACCGACCCGCCATCGCCGTCACCGGCCTGGGGATGATCACCCCGGCCGGCCACACCACCGACACCACCTGGGACGGGGTCTGCCGCGGGGAGTCCTTCGCGCGCACCGTCCCCGAACTGCACGGCTGCGCCGTCGACTTCGCCTGTACGGTCTCCGGCATCGATCTGGACGAGGCGGTCGGCGGCCGGACCGCCTTCCGGATGGGCCGGTACGTCAAGTTCGCCGTCCTCGCCGCACGGGAGGCGGTGGCCGACGCCGGGCTCGACCCCGCCCACTGGGACGGCGCCCGCGTCGCCGTCGTCGTCGGCACCAGCAGCGGCGGCTCCGCCGGACTGACCGAACAGGCCGTCGCCCTGGAGCGGCGCGGCCCCGAGGCCACCTCGCCCTCGGGCATCCTGCTCACCATCCCGAGCATGCCCGCGGCCGAGATCGCCATCCAGATGAAGGCCACGGGCCCCAGCCTCGCCCCCTGCACGGCCTGCTCCTCCGGGGTGACCGCCCTCTCCGTGGCCCGCGACATGCTGGCGCTCGGACAGTGTGACATCGCGATCGCCGGAGCCACCGAGTCGATCGTCTTCCCGGTCGCCATGACCGGCTTCGCCCGCTCGGGCGCGGCGGCCCCGCGGGACGGGGACCCCGCCCGCCTCTGCCGCCCCTTCGCCGCCGACCGGGCCGGACTCGTCATGGGCGAGGGCGCCGCGATCATGGTCCTGGAGCGGGCGGCGGACGCCCGCGCCAGGGGAGCGGCCCCCCGGGCGCTGCTGGCCGGTACGGGCGCCACGACCGACGCCCACCACCCGACCTCCCCGCACCCCTCCGGGGCGGTCGCGCAGGCGGCCGTCGACGCGGCGCTGGCCGACGCGGGGTGGCGGGCCGAGGACGTCGACCACGTCAACGCGCACGGGACCTCGACCCCCCTGAACGACGCCACGGAAGCCGCCCTCATCGGCCGGGCCTACCCGCACCGGCCGCCCGTCACCGCCCCCAAGGGCGTACTGGGCCACTGCATGGGGGCGGCCGGTGCCATCGAGGCGGGGCTGACCGTCCTGACGCTCCAGCACGGCATCGTCCCGCCGATCGCCAACCTGGACGCCCCCGACCCCGGGTTCGCCATCGACTGCGTCACCAAGACCCCGCGTGAGCTGCCCGTACGACGGGCCGTCAGCCACTCCTTCGGGTTCGGCGGACAGAACGCGGTGATCGCGCTCCAGGCTCCGTAA
- a CDS encoding acyl-CoA dehydrogenase, with product MTVSTHEPPRPSTIDLLTRVLYGDNFRQEHGFWRRLLTTEPFRRSGGGTPDERLALSYHRLRILNNALDSGARLAADPRALAALHEWLGPVDPALTTVAGIHYNLFLGSLLDHDPGTLRDLSDFLELRNIGTFLCTEVAHGNDAAAVETTATYDRERDGFVLHTPNSGAQKFMPNTSPAGGPKTGVVAARLLADGTDHGVFLFLAPLTDATSALPGVRVRRLPARMGSPVDHCLTSFDRYFVPREALLAGEQGRIGADGRFTSELANRRRRFLLSIGRVTPGKLSMSACAVGSARVTLALAIRYAGHRLVSGSRGSRRVPVYAHRSHHGPLAGAMATVFAMSLLHRRALDRWESAPAADRAEAERLVAVAKGWITWQARGVIVECRERCGAQGLLENNGMTELFTGIEGAITAEGDNLAVHAKAAAEMLFSVTVRDEEESGRPGELDDPRFLGRLLAAVEDIWFDRARERISAAPAGDPLGRWNAASGPALRGVEAYGYRQAGEAYEQAAAVLPEGPARERLTELHRLFALQWIARNSGDLLAAGRLTAEQVSLLPDAVERLIATVALHAPELVKSFALPERLMSDWPIAGPGYADAYDDPEGAWHRDRRPGGAVGRKPGGAGRRTADFRRPACGSKRRRPLREKVAALGTRGVLLAYWGTTSVLSRWFEKPQVSVDESVRPKA from the coding sequence GTGACCGTATCCACGCATGAACCACCCAGGCCCTCCACAATCGATCTGCTCACCCGAGTGCTCTACGGCGACAACTTCCGCCAGGAGCACGGGTTCTGGCGACGACTGCTCACAACAGAACCGTTTCGCCGATCCGGTGGGGGCACCCCCGACGAACGGCTCGCCCTCTCCTACCACCGGCTCCGCATCCTCAACAACGCGCTGGACAGCGGCGCGAGGCTGGCCGCCGACCCGCGCGCCCTGGCCGCTCTGCACGAATGGCTCGGCCCGGTCGACCCGGCGCTGACCACCGTCGCGGGCATCCACTACAACCTCTTCCTCGGCTCCCTCCTCGACCACGACCCGGGCACGCTGCGGGACCTGTCGGACTTCCTGGAGCTGCGGAACATCGGCACCTTCCTCTGTACGGAGGTGGCGCACGGCAACGACGCGGCGGCCGTCGAGACGACCGCGACGTACGACCGCGAACGCGACGGCTTCGTCCTGCACACGCCAAACTCCGGCGCCCAGAAGTTCATGCCCAACACCAGCCCCGCGGGCGGTCCCAAGACCGGTGTGGTGGCCGCCCGGCTCCTCGCCGACGGCACCGACCACGGGGTCTTCCTCTTCCTCGCCCCGCTCACCGACGCCACCAGCGCCCTGCCCGGCGTACGGGTGCGGCGGCTGCCCGCCCGGATGGGCTCCCCGGTCGACCACTGCCTCACCTCCTTCGACCGCTACTTCGTGCCGCGCGAGGCCCTGCTCGCCGGGGAACAGGGGCGGATCGGCGCGGACGGGCGGTTCACCAGCGAACTGGCCAACCGCAGAAGGCGGTTCCTCCTCTCCATCGGCCGAGTCACCCCCGGCAAGCTCTCCATGAGCGCCTGCGCGGTCGGCTCCGCCCGGGTCACCCTCGCCCTCGCGATCCGGTACGCCGGTCACCGGCTGGTCTCCGGCTCGCGCGGCTCGCGCCGGGTGCCGGTCTACGCGCACCGCAGCCACCACGGCCCGCTCGCCGGGGCGATGGCGACCGTCTTCGCGATGAGCCTGCTGCACCGCCGGGCGCTGGACCGCTGGGAGTCCGCCCCGGCCGCCGACCGGGCCGAGGCCGAGCGGCTGGTCGCCGTCGCCAAGGGGTGGATCACCTGGCAGGCGCGCGGCGTCATCGTCGAGTGCCGGGAGCGGTGCGGGGCCCAGGGGCTGCTGGAGAACAACGGCATGACCGAACTGTTCACCGGCATCGAGGGCGCCATCACCGCGGAGGGCGACAACCTCGCCGTCCACGCCAAGGCCGCCGCCGAGATGCTGTTCAGCGTCACCGTCCGGGACGAGGAGGAGTCCGGGCGGCCCGGAGAGCTGGACGACCCCCGCTTCCTGGGGCGACTGCTGGCGGCGGTGGAGGACATCTGGTTCGACCGCGCCCGGGAGCGGATCAGCGCCGCCCCGGCCGGCGATCCGCTCGGCCGGTGGAACGCCGCCTCGGGCCCCGCGCTGCGCGGGGTGGAGGCGTACGGCTACCGGCAGGCGGGCGAGGCGTACGAACAGGCCGCCGCCGTACTGCCCGAAGGCCCGGCCCGCGAGCGGCTGACCGAGCTGCACCGGCTCTTCGCCCTCCAGTGGATCGCCCGCAACAGCGGCGACCTGCTGGCCGCCGGACGGCTGACCGCCGAACAGGTGTCCTTGCTGCCCGACGCCGTGGAGCGGCTCATCGCGACCGTGGCCCTCCACGCCCCCGAGCTGGTGAAGTCGTTCGCACTGCCCGAGCGGCTGATGTCGGACTGGCCGATCGCCGGACCCGGTTACGCCGACGCCTACGACGACCCGGAGGGGGCCTGGCACCGGGACCGCAGGCCGGGGGGAGCGGTGGGGCGCAAGCCGGGCGGAGCCGGACGACGTACGGCGGACTTCCGGCGGCCCGCCTGCGGCAGCAAGCGGCGGCGTCCGCTGCGCGAGAAGGTGGCGGCGCTCGGGACGCGCGGGGTGCTGCTGGCGTACTGGGGAACCACCTCGGTGCTCTCCCGATGGTTCGAGAAGCCGCAGGTGAGCGTAGACGAATCGGTTCGCCCCAAGGCGTAA
- a CDS encoding beta-ketoacyl-[acyl-carrier-protein] synthase family protein yields the protein MSQSADQGTGAATGTAIAVTGVGLVTPAGADEHSFWEGLCSGHSTARRRPELAGLPVDFACAVDSIDLDEAVGGRSVWRMARFVKLAVVAARQAVADAGLDPAVWDGGRVGVVLGVGVGGVSVLVDNAARLAASGPEAVSPLLVPMMIPNAAAGEVAIALKAGGPSLAPATACASGATAIAVARDLLLGGGCDVVVAGGAESVLTPLVVTAFARMGALSTRTADPAGASRPFADDRDGFVIGEGAAMLVLEREEAARARGGRARALLTGAGSSTDAHHPTAPAPDGRGAQRAVQAALDQAGWAPGEVDHINAHGTSTPLNDAMETTLISRLFPHRPPVTAPKGVLGHTLAAAGAIEAVATVLTLERSLIPPIANLDSLPDAFPLDCVVKEPRHQRVERAVSHSFGFGGHNVALAFQRT from the coding sequence ATGTCGCAGTCCGCTGATCAGGGCACCGGAGCCGCCACCGGCACCGCCATCGCGGTGACGGGGGTCGGCCTGGTGACACCCGCAGGGGCTGATGAGCACAGCTTCTGGGAGGGGCTGTGCTCCGGGCACTCCACCGCCCGCCGACGGCCGGAACTGGCCGGTCTCCCGGTCGACTTCGCCTGCGCGGTCGACTCCATCGACCTGGACGAGGCGGTGGGCGGCCGCTCGGTGTGGCGGATGGCCCGGTTCGTGAAACTGGCCGTCGTCGCGGCCCGGCAGGCCGTCGCCGACGCCGGTCTCGACCCGGCGGTGTGGGACGGCGGCCGGGTCGGCGTGGTGCTCGGCGTCGGTGTCGGGGGCGTCTCCGTCCTGGTCGACAACGCCGCCAGGCTGGCCGCGTCGGGGCCGGAGGCGGTCTCGCCGCTGCTCGTCCCGATGATGATCCCCAACGCGGCGGCGGGCGAGGTCGCCATCGCCCTGAAGGCGGGCGGCCCGTCCCTGGCGCCCGCGACCGCCTGCGCCTCCGGGGCCACCGCGATCGCCGTCGCCCGCGATCTGCTGCTCGGCGGCGGCTGCGACGTGGTGGTGGCCGGGGGCGCGGAGTCGGTGCTCACCCCGCTGGTGGTGACCGCGTTCGCGCGGATGGGCGCGCTCTCCACCCGTACCGCCGATCCGGCCGGTGCCTCGCGGCCGTTCGCCGACGACCGGGACGGGTTCGTGATCGGCGAGGGGGCCGCCATGCTCGTCCTGGAGCGCGAGGAGGCGGCCCGCGCCCGGGGCGGCCGGGCCCGCGCCCTGCTCACCGGGGCCGGTTCCAGCACGGACGCCCACCACCCCACCGCCCCGGCCCCCGACGGGCGGGGCGCCCAGCGCGCGGTGCAGGCGGCTCTCGACCAGGCGGGGTGGGCGCCGGGCGAGGTCGACCACATCAACGCGCACGGCACCTCCACCCCCCTCAACGACGCCATGGAGACCACCCTCATCTCCCGGCTCTTCCCGCACCGCCCACCGGTCACCGCACCCAAGGGCGTCCTCGGCCACACCCTCGCGGCGGCGGGCGCGATCGAGGCGGTCGCCACCGTCCTGACGCTGGAACGTTCCCTCATCCCGCCGATCGCCAACCTGGACTCCCTCCCCGACGCCTTCCCCCTCGACTGCGTGGTGAAGGAGCCCCGCCACCAGCGGGTGGAGCGCGCGGTGAGCCACTCCTTCGGCTTCGGCGGGCACAACGTGGCGCTCGCCTTCCAACGCACCTGA